Proteins encoded within one genomic window of Panthera leo isolate Ple1 chromosome Y unlocalized genomic scaffold, P.leo_Ple1_pat1.1 chrY_random_Un_scaffold_89, whole genome shotgun sequence:
- the LOC122212888 gene encoding testis-specific Y-encoded protein 1-like, with protein sequence MVLRPRLPPPAAVSCPCPEAALATLGPGPSVMASVSRSGQSGDSRRPWALIVPDAKGGESRPRGNAGALEGVGWPQSPGSGAASAHPVQETQAGCEIQVASPAEELVLILDDGMVAAEVVIGEEEEDGEATKDEVAGEENSEEAKPEAEDMHEEEEEVEVERQQQEEFQEQEEKREADAEAEEGPQLSQPLQQQEPALRPASAQDPLAALERLQLEISAGNAQDSRALWRLKRRILRRQISYLDHRRAIIKHIPGFWAQAILNHPQLSAMIGAQDKDVLSYVVDLEVEEVGHPKYRCRVMFFFGANPYFRNPVIIKEYQLSFAGYRTSRSTPVQWFWDYERGAPSRRHDPTSLNLFNWLCEHSCPGANRIAEIIIEDLWPNPLQYYLREEGTRRQ encoded by the exons ATGGTCTTGCGGCCAAGGCTCCCCCCACCTGCTGCCGTTTCCTGTCCTTGTCCTGAGGCTGCCCTAGCTACACTGGGGCCGGGGCCGAGCGTCATGGCCAGCGTGTCGCGGTCCGGACAAAGCGGAGATTCCCGCCGACCCTGGGCCCTGATCGTCCCGGATGCGAAAGGTGGAGAGTCCCGGCCCCGCGGGAATGCAGGGGCGCTGGAGGGCGTGGGCTGGCCGCAGTCCCCAGGTTCAGGGGCGGCAAGCGCCCATCCTGTGCAGGAAACCCAGGCCGGGTGTGAGATACAGGTGGCAAGCCCAGCGGAGGAATTGGTGCTGATATTGGATGACGGAATGGTGGCGGCTGAGGTGGTGatcggggaggaggaagaggacggcGAGGCGACCAAGGATGaggtggctggagaggagaaTTCTGAGGAAGCCAAGCCAGAAGCAGAGGACAtgcacgaggaggaggaggaggtggaagttgagagacagcagcaggaggagtTTCAGGAGCAAGAGGAGAAGCGCGAGGCAGATGCAGAGGCGGAGGAGGGGCCCCAGCTCTCACAGCCGCTGCAGCAGCAAGAGCCAGCGCTGCGTCCTGCCTCAGCCCAGGACCCGCTGGCAGCACTGGAGCGTCTTCAGCTGGAGATCAGCGCTGGGAATGCCCAGGATTCCAGGGCCTTATGGCGGCTGAAGCGCAGGATTCTTCGGAGGCAGATTTCTTACCTGGATCACAGAAGGGCCATCATCAAGCACATCCCTGGATTCTGGGCCCAGGCG ATTCTGAATCACCCCCAGTTGTCGGCCATGATCGGTGCCCAGGACAAAGACGTGCTCAGCTACGTGGTCGACTTGGAG GTGGAAGAAGTGGGCCATCCCAAGTACCGCTGCAGAGTGATGTTTTTCTTTGGGGCCAACCCGTACTTCCGGAACCCAGTGATCATTAAGGAGTATCAGCTGAGCTTTGCTG GCTACAGGACATCGCGTTCCACTCCAGTCCAGTGGTTCTGGGATTATGAACGTGGAGCTCCCAGTCGCAGGCATGACCCCACCAGCCTTAACTTGTTCAACTGGCTGTGTGAGCACAGCTGCCCAGGGGCGAACAGGATTGCCGAG ATCATCATCGAGGACCTGTGGCCCAATCCCCTGCAGTACtacctgagggaggaagggaccagAAGACAGTGA